A section of the Solitalea canadensis DSM 3403 genome encodes:
- a CDS encoding OmpH family outer membrane protein, whose translation MNLKKSFALLPVSGIALLGIMAACNNNQGSNTAAKKDSTGTKVDVAKSEVIVYVNSDSLQKHYEYFTDIKKKLDDKNTVRQQQFESKGKAFQQEVANAQRAAQGMSQEQQQQLSLNLQKKQQDLGQLQQSLAGQAAKDEQEETEKLYAKITEYLKKYANEHGYKMVISYSKGNSAILYADESLDVTNDVVKGLNEEYKAAKK comes from the coding sequence ATGAATTTGAAAAAATCTTTTGCCCTTTTGCCTGTTAGTGGAATTGCATTATTAGGAATTATGGCTGCTTGTAATAATAACCAAGGTTCTAACACTGCAGCTAAAAAAGACTCAACCGGAACTAAAGTTGATGTAGCAAAATCAGAAGTGATCGTATATGTAAATTCTGATTCATTACAAAAACACTATGAGTACTTTACTGATATAAAAAAGAAACTAGATGATAAAAATACTGTTCGTCAGCAACAGTTTGAAAGTAAAGGAAAGGCGTTTCAGCAAGAAGTTGCCAATGCTCAACGCGCCGCACAAGGTATGTCTCAGGAGCAGCAACAACAATTGAGCTTAAATTTACAGAAAAAACAACAAGATTTAGGTCAGTTACAACAAAGCTTAGCAGGTCAGGCAGCTAAAGACGAGCAGGAGGAAACTGAAAAATTGTATGCTAAGATCACTGAATATTTGAAAAAATATGCAAATGAGCACGGCTACAAAATGGTGATTTCCTACTCAAAAGGTAATAGTGCAATTTTATATGCAGATGAAAGTCTAGATGTTACTAATGATGTAGTAAAAGGCTTAAACGAGGAATATAAAGCAGCTAAGAAATAA
- a CDS encoding winged helix-turn-helix domain-containing protein, which translates to MVVNLFQNFNKAFESKVRLGIMSILMVNDNVDFSTLKDLLQVTDGNLASHSKALEELNYIKISKQFIGKKPNTTYEATEIGKKAFADHLNSLELLLKSNK; encoded by the coding sequence ATGGTAGTAAATCTGTTTCAAAATTTCAATAAAGCCTTTGAAAGCAAAGTTAGATTAGGCATTATGTCGATCCTGATGGTTAACGACAATGTCGATTTCTCTACTTTGAAAGATTTACTACAAGTAACCGATGGTAATTTAGCCAGCCATTCTAAAGCACTTGAAGAGTTGAACTATATCAAAATCAGTAAACAATTTATTGGAAAAAAACCTAACACAACATATGAAGCAACTGAGATTGGAAAAAAGGCTTTTGCAGATCACTTAAACAGCCTTGAGTTATTGCTAAAATCAAACAAATAA
- the xrtN gene encoding exosortase N — protein MIATNKMTIPDEMYKRLFFYSRIVLLIVASFPVLKSYFNTGPLFIGGILIMLYSLQPTEVASKRNWWLLPLTVCFYLSTQGVKTFYFISCVLALGWLIENYYGKINLLPFVALTVVSPIGDYIFNTLTFPFRLQLTQLVTICLNTVGYPIQAGGNLITVKGATFNIDEACSGLKMLETSMLLVILILAHVCKKHHYKLSFLQLLKWIALTLLLGLVANFFRIIFLVLFHIGPEHPFHYTAGIICLLCYCVLPLILLINKYCKGKQVNPVTPFASHHSTSFHVFSLILVCIVAFAGYFVRTKTYLVNPTVSVSGFKSENLTHGIVKLSNDQSLIYLKPLRNFYSTDHNPSICWKGSGYKMDFFTVKTIDDKKIYFGELTNKKDKLYTAWWYQSNVHFTIDQLEWRKRCLINDESFWLVNISAASPMELNNQIKQFIENKTNTSFMISQENKKTPSTHLNNLN, from the coding sequence ATGATAGCAACTAATAAAATGACCATTCCTGATGAAATGTATAAAAGATTGTTCTTTTATAGCAGGATTGTGCTATTGATTGTAGCATCCTTTCCGGTTTTAAAATCATATTTCAATACAGGACCGCTATTTATTGGTGGCATTTTGATAATGCTTTATTCATTACAACCAACTGAAGTAGCGAGTAAACGCAATTGGTGGTTGCTACCGTTAACTGTTTGTTTCTACTTAAGCACCCAAGGTGTTAAAACATTCTATTTTATCAGTTGTGTTTTAGCACTAGGATGGCTCATTGAGAATTACTATGGAAAAATTAACCTTCTACCGTTTGTTGCATTAACGGTTGTATCACCCATAGGAGATTATATTTTTAACACCCTAACCTTTCCATTCCGCCTGCAATTAACCCAGTTGGTAACCATTTGCTTAAATACAGTTGGTTATCCAATACAAGCAGGTGGCAATTTAATAACAGTTAAAGGTGCTACTTTCAATATTGATGAGGCTTGCTCGGGTCTAAAAATGCTCGAAACATCGATGTTATTAGTGATTTTAATACTGGCTCATGTTTGTAAAAAACACCATTACAAGCTTAGTTTCCTCCAACTACTAAAATGGATTGCCTTAACCCTGCTACTCGGTTTGGTGGCTAATTTTTTCAGGATCATTTTCCTTGTACTATTTCATATTGGCCCCGAACACCCTTTCCATTATACAGCAGGCATAATCTGTTTACTATGCTATTGCGTATTGCCCCTTATACTATTAATCAATAAATACTGTAAAGGAAAACAAGTAAATCCAGTAACACCATTTGCCAGTCATCATTCAACTAGTTTCCATGTTTTTTCATTGATACTAGTTTGCATCGTTGCATTTGCAGGATATTTTGTGAGAACAAAAACGTATCTGGTAAATCCGACTGTTTCTGTTTCCGGTTTCAAATCAGAAAACTTAACACATGGCATTGTGAAATTAAGTAACGATCAATCCTTAATCTATTTAAAGCCGTTACGAAATTTTTATAGCACAGACCACAATCCGTCCATTTGCTGGAAAGGAAGTGGGTATAAAATGGATTTTTTTACGGTGAAAACTATCGATGACAAAAAAATCTATTTCGGCGAGCTAACGAATAAAAAGGACAAACTGTATACCGCCTGGTGGTACCAAAGCAACGTTCACTTTACAATAGATCAACTGGAATGGAGAAAGAGATGCCTGATCAACGATGAAAGTTTTTGGCTGGTGAATATAAGTGCTGCATCTCCCATGGAGCTCAACAATCAGATTAAACAATTCATTGAAAATAAAACCAATACGTCTTTTATGATCTCGCAAGAAAACAAAAAGACACCTTCAACTCATTTAAACAACCTTAATTAA
- a CDS encoding CCA tRNA nucleotidyltransferase, whose amino-acid sequence MRKHLNHPIFKTISEQAAKANVEAYVIGGFVRDIFLKRPSKDVDILVIGNGVEFAKSVAKEVGLEKRLAVFKNFGTAMLKLEDLEVEFVGARKESYRAHSRKPIVEEGTLQDDQNRRDFTINAMAIRLNDGSTFGELVDPFNGLIDLEYKTIRTPLDPDITYSDDPLRMMRAIRFATQLHFTIEEKSLKAITKNKERITIVSAERISDELNKIILSKKPSIGFNLLFDTGLLELVFPQMVALYGVETINGRSHKDNFYHTLEVLDNICKLTDDLWLRWAAILHDIAKPATKRFEPNHGWTFHGHEDKGARMVSKIFRQLKLPLNEKMKFVEKMVLLHLRPIVLAQEIVTDSAVRRLLFDAGEDIDALMKLCHADVTTKNEYKIKKYKKNFELVQQKLKDVEERDQIRNWQPPVSGNDIMVMFQLPAGKEVGILKNLVREAILEGDIKNDREEALNFIVQKGVEMGFIVYDRAPVPEEEKDKKEV is encoded by the coding sequence ATGAGAAAACATCTCAATCATCCTATATTTAAAACCATATCGGAACAAGCCGCAAAAGCTAATGTTGAAGCTTATGTGATAGGAGGTTTTGTACGCGACATTTTTCTGAAGAGGCCGTCAAAAGATGTGGATATTCTGGTAATAGGTAATGGCGTTGAATTTGCCAAGTCTGTTGCTAAAGAAGTTGGATTGGAGAAAAGACTGGCGGTGTTCAAAAATTTCGGAACCGCTATGCTAAAGCTTGAAGACCTGGAAGTAGAGTTTGTTGGCGCTCGAAAAGAATCGTATAGGGCGCATTCCCGTAAACCTATTGTTGAAGAAGGGACATTGCAGGATGACCAGAATCGTCGGGATTTTACGATAAATGCCATGGCGATCCGTTTAAATGACGGCAGCACGTTCGGCGAATTGGTCGACCCTTTCAACGGACTTATCGACCTGGAATATAAAACCATTCGTACTCCGCTCGATCCGGATATTACTTATTCGGATGATCCATTGCGTATGATGCGGGCAATTCGTTTTGCAACGCAGCTACATTTTACGATTGAAGAGAAATCGCTGAAGGCCATTACGAAGAATAAAGAAAGAATAACGATCGTTTCGGCAGAGCGAATTTCCGATGAATTAAATAAGATCATTCTTTCTAAAAAGCCGTCGATCGGGTTTAATCTATTGTTTGATACGGGTTTGTTGGAATTGGTATTTCCTCAAATGGTGGCATTGTATGGGGTTGAAACAATAAATGGCCGTTCTCACAAAGATAATTTTTATCACACCTTAGAGGTATTAGATAATATTTGTAAGCTCACCGACGATCTATGGTTGCGCTGGGCAGCAATACTGCATGATATTGCCAAACCTGCGACTAAACGTTTTGAGCCAAATCATGGCTGGACTTTTCATGGGCATGAAGATAAAGGGGCCCGTATGGTATCTAAGATCTTTCGCCAATTGAAGCTTCCGTTAAATGAAAAAATGAAGTTTGTAGAGAAAATGGTACTGCTGCATCTTCGACCAATTGTATTGGCTCAGGAAATCGTAACAGATTCTGCTGTTCGTCGCTTGCTTTTTGATGCTGGTGAAGACATTGATGCATTAATGAAACTTTGCCATGCGGATGTAACCACTAAAAATGAGTACAAGATCAAGAAGTACAAAAAGAATTTTGAGCTTGTTCAGCAAAAGTTAAAAGACGTAGAAGAGCGGGATCAGATCAGAAACTGGCAGCCTCCTGTTAGTGGAAACGACATTATGGTGATGTTTCAGCTCCCAGCGGGTAAAGAAGTGGGTATTTTAAAGAACCTGGTTCGAGAAGCAATCCTTGAAGGAGATATAAAAAACGATAGGGAAGAAGCCCTCAACTTTATTGTTCAAAAGGGTGTTGAAATGGGGTTTATCGTTTATGACAGAGCTCCTGTTCCTGAAGAGGAAAAGGATAAGAAAGAAGTTTAA
- a CDS encoding RNA-binding S4 domain-containing protein, with product MSENEKLRIDKYLWAIRIFKTRSLATEACKGGKVKLDGNNLKPAHVVKVGDTYHIQKGIDKKIVKVTGLLENRVDAKTAVLYYEDLSPVNTEPRHMSVFTSPVFTRARGTGRPTKRERRDLDNLRGSGD from the coding sequence ATGAGTGAAAATGAAAAATTAAGGATCGATAAATATTTATGGGCTATCCGGATTTTTAAAACCAGAAGTTTAGCAACCGAAGCTTGTAAAGGTGGAAAAGTAAAACTAGATGGTAATAACCTAAAACCAGCGCATGTAGTTAAAGTTGGAGATACTTACCATATTCAGAAAGGAATTGATAAAAAAATAGTTAAGGTTACCGGTTTGCTTGAAAATCGGGTTGACGCAAAAACAGCGGTGCTATACTATGAAGATTTGAGTCCGGTAAACACCGAACCAAGACATATGTCGGTATTTACGTCTCCGGTATTTACAAGAGCCCGAGGAACCGGTCGCCCTACCAAACGCGAACGCCGCGACCTGGATAACTTAAGAGGTAGTGGAGATTAA
- a CDS encoding IS1096 element passenger TnpR family protein — translation MAIYRFRVAFEDYDAVREIDIKSNQTFEDFHYAIHKAINYDANQASSFYVSNDQWIKGEELAFMPNERKVERGIKLMKDFKLSKFIDDPHQKFYYISNFDRPFDFHVELSKILLDPEAGVEYPVCVKSTGEPPKQFKAAAVVAATNKEPLESLDDEFDIEEPEELDEFGIDVEDFSSGGTATKTSDEEDEQSEVEDGEAEDEFGELGFGSGDDEYGDRDDY, via the coding sequence ATGGCTATCTATAGATTCAGAGTTGCATTCGAAGATTATGATGCAGTAAGGGAAATCGATATTAAATCGAACCAAACGTTCGAAGATTTTCATTATGCTATTCATAAGGCAATTAATTATGATGCTAATCAGGCCTCATCTTTTTATGTGAGCAACGACCAGTGGATTAAAGGAGAAGAACTTGCTTTTATGCCTAATGAGCGTAAAGTTGAACGTGGTATAAAATTAATGAAGGATTTTAAACTAAGTAAGTTTATTGATGACCCTCATCAGAAATTCTATTATATCTCTAATTTCGATCGTCCTTTTGATTTTCATGTTGAACTTTCAAAAATTTTATTGGATCCGGAAGCTGGTGTTGAATACCCTGTTTGTGTAAAATCAACTGGAGAGCCTCCTAAGCAATTTAAGGCAGCAGCGGTGGTGGCAGCAACCAATAAAGAGCCGTTGGAGTCGTTGGATGATGAATTTGATATTGAAGAGCCAGAAGAACTGGATGAGTTTGGTATTGACGTTGAAGATTTCTCTTCAGGAGGAACTGCTACCAAAACCTCAGACGAAGAGGATGAGCAAAGTGAAGTGGAAGATGGAGAAGCGGAAGATGAGTTTGGAGAACTAGGATTTGGCAGTGGTGATGACGAATATGGTGATCGTGACGATTATTAA
- a CDS encoding 2,3,4,5-tetrahydropyridine-2,6-dicarboxylate N-succinyltransferase, with the protein MPLSALKDKVEKAWEDRSLLNYSDIILAIEEVIELLDKGKLRVAEPVMGGWHVNEWVKKAVIMYFPTREMEEIKAGPFVFHDKIKLKTDFKETGVRVVPHGLARYGSYLAKGVILMPSYVNIGAFVDEGTMVDTWATVGSCAQVGKNVHLSGGVGLGGVLEPVQAAPVIIEDGCFIGSRAIVVEGVRVEKEAVLGANVVLTASTKIIDVTGLEPKEYKGVVPSRSVVIPGSYTKEFPAGKYQVPCALIIGKRKESTDLKTSLNNALRDFNVAV; encoded by the coding sequence ATGCCTTTAAGCGCACTAAAAGACAAAGTTGAAAAAGCATGGGAAGATCGTTCTCTGCTAAATTACAGCGACATTATTTTAGCTATTGAAGAAGTTATTGAATTATTAGATAAAGGTAAGCTACGTGTAGCAGAACCTGTAATGGGTGGTTGGCATGTAAACGAGTGGGTAAAGAAAGCCGTTATTATGTATTTCCCAACTCGTGAAATGGAAGAGATCAAAGCAGGTCCGTTTGTATTCCATGATAAAATCAAATTAAAAACTGATTTTAAAGAGACTGGTGTGCGTGTAGTTCCTCATGGTTTAGCTCGTTATGGATCTTATTTAGCCAAAGGTGTGATCTTGATGCCATCCTATGTAAACATTGGAGCTTTTGTTGATGAAGGTACGATGGTTGATACATGGGCAACTGTAGGATCATGTGCGCAAGTTGGTAAAAATGTTCACTTAAGCGGTGGTGTTGGTTTGGGTGGTGTGTTAGAGCCAGTTCAGGCTGCTCCGGTAATCATCGAAGATGGCTGTTTTATTGGTTCACGTGCTATCGTTGTAGAAGGTGTTCGTGTAGAGAAAGAAGCAGTTTTAGGTGCAAACGTTGTATTAACTGCGTCTACTAAGATTATTGATGTAACCGGTTTAGAGCCTAAAGAATACAAAGGAGTGGTTCCTTCTCGTTCAGTAGTGATTCCGGGTAGTTATACAAAAGAGTTTCCGGCAGGCAAATACCAGGTTCCTTGTGCGTTAATTATTGGTAAACGTAAAGAAAGTACCGACTTAAAAACATCGTTAAATAATGCATTACGTGATTTTAACGTTGCTGTTTAA
- a CDS encoding XrtN system VIT domain-containing protein — MKLKHLTTMNRIGLLLIALSFLLFALRNPAHSANNFTFFWLHYLPAISFLFFSLIIREGKSFIQNLVSPNVIYSFLLFNISAFALNKEITVFDDSVNWLCLLLMVSSISLLLFATFEFESGFLVSLLCFFLGIATFLYAYFALLLASTYPIAILGAIVLGLSLHLLVPLLLLCVTIASFSTLQRKHTGLWPSYSIGLLIPLITAIVWVFVWQNRIEKIKTTTSLSLLNSESSLPNWVTVSQQLAPDLLTVKILKSGLLYRTFQDNIGFFEMPSGLTNEPKKHDPLIVLSSLGTPSEMLDRSSSINMLKVLSRNRHQTQEQLWSGDHLSVSRINSNVKIYPELQLAYTEKTISIHNNDQRGWNQNQEALFTFHLPEGSVITSLSLWVNGKEEKGLITTRSNAEKAYETIVGVEVRDPSVVKWQEGNTVTVRVFPCTNEEDRIVKIGITSPLPVADNIVSYENIWFEGPENSNAKEIVKVQFMRTPEDLKLPSGFNQEVTNTYLSNRDYQPDWMLSFKKQPLLPHSFSFNGYSYHFAPLKPEIQHFDPKSIYLDVNSSWSQQDFTAALKIFWNKDVYIYDNKFVKVTTQNRNALFEKLSSLTFSLFPIHQVTDLTSALLVTSSTLYSPTLDELKDSEFYNKLKTYCSNNPTPLKVIQIGDNESIYLKSLKELRVIQSIKQDWETLSTLINKEQFIAYPENENSVVISSAGLRIERTTDTSLTNNAPDHLLRLFAYNHLLFKIGNKGMATNSVATNLISEAGITNIVSPVSSLVVLERQSDYDQFNIKKYDNSLGNAAMNSSGAVPEPHEWMLIILIAGVFIYIFYPKLKGFLFLNIHKQ, encoded by the coding sequence ATGAAACTAAAACATTTAACTACCATGAACCGGATAGGATTGCTTTTAATAGCACTTTCTTTCCTATTGTTTGCTTTAAGAAATCCGGCCCACTCTGCGAACAACTTTACGTTTTTCTGGCTTCATTACTTACCTGCTATTTCCTTTTTATTTTTTAGTTTGATAATTAGAGAAGGTAAATCATTTATACAAAACCTTGTAAGTCCGAATGTAATTTATTCTTTTTTACTCTTTAACATAAGTGCTTTTGCTTTAAACAAAGAAATTACGGTGTTTGATGATAGCGTAAATTGGCTATGCCTTCTACTAATGGTTTCATCAATTAGTCTGTTACTCTTTGCCACCTTTGAGTTTGAAAGCGGCTTCCTTGTCTCATTACTTTGTTTCTTTCTCGGAATAGCCACTTTCCTGTATGCCTATTTTGCTTTATTATTAGCAAGTACCTACCCTATCGCAATTTTAGGAGCCATCGTTCTAGGACTGTCTTTGCATTTATTGGTGCCGCTCCTTTTGCTCTGTGTAACAATTGCTTCATTCAGTACACTACAGCGGAAACATACCGGTTTATGGCCATCATACAGTATTGGATTGCTCATTCCTTTAATTACTGCCATTGTTTGGGTATTCGTGTGGCAAAACAGGATTGAAAAAATTAAAACCACCACTTCCCTATCTCTATTAAATTCTGAAAGTTCGCTCCCTAATTGGGTAACTGTAAGTCAGCAACTTGCTCCTGATCTCCTGACGGTTAAAATCTTGAAATCAGGTTTGCTTTATCGTACCTTCCAGGATAATATTGGATTCTTTGAAATGCCTTCGGGACTTACCAATGAACCAAAAAAACATGATCCGTTGATTGTATTATCGTCATTGGGCACTCCTTCTGAGATGCTTGACCGGAGCTCGTCTATCAACATGCTTAAGGTACTTTCCAGAAACCGTCACCAGACTCAGGAACAACTATGGAGTGGCGATCATTTAAGTGTTAGCCGAATCAATAGTAATGTTAAAATTTACCCAGAGCTTCAATTAGCCTATACAGAGAAAACAATCAGTATCCACAACAATGATCAACGTGGATGGAATCAGAATCAGGAAGCTTTATTCACTTTTCACCTACCTGAAGGAAGTGTTATTACCAGCCTCTCATTATGGGTCAATGGAAAAGAAGAAAAAGGGCTTATCACTACCCGCTCAAATGCCGAAAAGGCTTATGAAACCATTGTAGGAGTTGAAGTTAGAGATCCTTCTGTAGTAAAATGGCAAGAAGGAAATACGGTAACTGTACGGGTTTTTCCTTGTACAAATGAAGAGGACCGTATTGTGAAGATTGGTATTACATCACCTTTACCAGTAGCTGATAATATTGTTAGCTATGAAAATATATGGTTTGAAGGCCCGGAAAACAGTAATGCCAAAGAAATTGTCAAGGTTCAGTTTATGCGTACGCCTGAGGACTTAAAACTTCCATCGGGTTTTAATCAGGAAGTTACCAATACTTATTTATCAAACAGGGATTATCAACCGGATTGGATGTTAAGTTTTAAGAAGCAGCCACTTTTACCGCATTCTTTTTCTTTTAATGGCTATTCGTACCATTTTGCCCCTTTAAAACCTGAGATACAACATTTCGACCCAAAATCAATTTACCTTGATGTTAATTCATCCTGGTCGCAACAAGATTTTACTGCAGCACTAAAGATATTTTGGAACAAGGATGTCTATATCTATGATAATAAGTTTGTGAAAGTGACAACACAAAACAGAAATGCGCTATTTGAAAAATTATCTTCCCTAACATTTTCGTTGTTCCCTATTCACCAAGTTACCGACCTCACATCTGCCCTACTCGTCACCAGTTCAACCCTTTACAGTCCTACGTTGGATGAGTTAAAAGACTCTGAATTCTATAATAAACTGAAAACATATTGCTCAAATAATCCAACTCCATTAAAAGTCATTCAGATTGGCGATAATGAGAGCATATACCTTAAATCGTTAAAAGAGCTTCGGGTAATTCAATCCATTAAACAAGATTGGGAAACTTTATCCACTTTAATAAACAAAGAGCAGTTCATTGCCTATCCTGAAAATGAAAATAGTGTAGTTATCAGCAGTGCAGGATTACGAATTGAGCGAACTACAGACACTTCATTAACGAACAATGCTCCAGACCATTTATTACGGCTTTTTGCTTATAACCATCTTTTATTTAAGATCGGAAATAAAGGCATGGCGACTAATTCGGTAGCAACCAACTTAATTTCAGAGGCCGGAATTACCAACATTGTTAGTCCGGTATCAAGCTTAGTCGTATTGGAAAGACAAAGTGACTACGACCAATTCAACATAAAGAAATATGACAACAGCTTGGGAAATGCCGCTATGAATTCTTCAGGAGCCGTGCCAGAACCACATGAATGGATGCTAATAATACTGATAGCAGGAGTATTCATTTACATCTTTTATCCAAAATTGAAAGGCTTCCTATTCTTAAACATTCATAAGCAATAA
- a CDS encoding L-threonylcarbamoyladenylate synthase has product MQKEIEKSLEVIKAGGTLLYPTDTIWGLGCDATNPDAVEKIIQLKKRSGKSFIVLLDNINDLFKYVKDVPEVAYELIEVSDKPLTIVFDGGKNLAPNVLNEDGSVGIRIVKHPFCEQLIRKFRKPIVSTSANISGEPSAMSFDEVSDEIKSGVDYVVDFERSKKSHAASSIIKLGSGGLIKILRK; this is encoded by the coding sequence ATGCAAAAAGAAATAGAAAAATCACTGGAAGTAATTAAAGCAGGTGGAACACTATTGTACCCTACCGATACTATATGGGGATTGGGATGCGATGCAACAAATCCTGACGCAGTTGAAAAAATCATTCAGTTGAAAAAACGATCAGGAAAGAGTTTCATCGTTTTGCTGGACAATATCAATGATCTTTTCAAGTATGTTAAAGACGTTCCTGAAGTTGCTTATGAACTCATAGAGGTTTCGGATAAGCCATTAACCATTGTTTTTGACGGTGGTAAAAATCTTGCTCCAAATGTCTTAAATGAAGATGGAAGCGTGGGAATTCGTATTGTTAAGCACCCTTTTTGTGAGCAATTGATAAGAAAATTCCGCAAGCCAATTGTGTCAACCTCAGCAAATATTAGCGGAGAGCCCTCAGCAATGAGTTTTGACGAAGTTTCTGATGAAATTAAATCAGGTGTTGATTATGTGGTGGATTTTGAAAGGAGCAAAAAATCACATGCAGCTTCGTCAATCATAAAATTAGGCAGTGGAGGCTTAATTAAAATATTGAGAAAGTAA
- the creD gene encoding cell envelope integrity protein CreD — protein sequence METHLSDFKQPNFWERNAIVLKLITIGILSLLLLIPSAMIQNLVIERSETRDNAVKDIYSKWGEQQTISGPILNVPYRVFIKNKEGKVEESIDYLHFLPEQLKINGTLNPSVKYRGIYEAILYNGKLACTGSFIAPDLNGLKVNPESVMWNDAFFTIGVTDLRGIKEVIKFEVNGKQLIVNPGISIGGVFDSGLSIPVQSVDASFYQRPITFNFNLDINGSSRLNFWPLGKETIVNLSSPWTTPSFSGAFLPEPREVNEKGFKATWKVLELNRNFPQKWTGDQYSFQSANENQLAYDGNKAEVATSAQKSSFEFGVDLLMPVDFYQKVYRSAKYALMFIALTFTAFFFIELVNKKRIHPIQYILVGISLVIFYTLLLSITEHMFFGWAYLIASGATIILITLFTASVLQSKGLAVLMGSLLSALYLFLFILLQMEDYALLIGSVGLFVILGIVMYVSRKVDWYDFRRKELK from the coding sequence ATGGAAACTCACTTATCAGACTTCAAACAACCGAACTTTTGGGAACGCAATGCGATCGTGTTAAAACTTATCACCATCGGTATTCTATCATTGCTTCTATTGATTCCATCTGCAATGATTCAAAATCTAGTAATAGAGCGTTCTGAAACCCGTGACAATGCAGTAAAAGACATTTACAGTAAATGGGGTGAGCAACAAACCATCTCTGGACCGATTTTGAATGTACCCTATCGAGTTTTCATTAAAAACAAGGAGGGTAAAGTTGAAGAATCGATTGATTACCTGCATTTTTTGCCTGAGCAATTAAAGATTAATGGAACACTCAATCCATCTGTTAAGTATCGGGGGATTTATGAAGCCATTCTTTACAATGGAAAATTAGCATGTACCGGCAGTTTTATTGCTCCGGACCTAAATGGATTAAAAGTTAATCCTGAAAGTGTTATGTGGAACGATGCATTTTTTACAATTGGAGTTACAGACCTGAGAGGTATCAAGGAGGTTATTAAATTTGAAGTCAACGGAAAACAGCTTATTGTTAACCCTGGAATAAGCATAGGTGGAGTTTTCGATTCGGGGTTGAGCATTCCGGTTCAATCAGTTGATGCCAGTTTTTATCAGCGGCCCATTACCTTCAATTTTAACCTGGATATTAATGGAAGTAGTCGTTTAAATTTTTGGCCATTGGGTAAAGAAACTATTGTTAATCTCTCATCTCCGTGGACAACTCCTAGTTTCTCAGGTGCGTTTTTACCTGAGCCCCGCGAAGTAAATGAAAAAGGGTTTAAAGCAACTTGGAAAGTATTAGAGCTGAACAGAAACTTCCCTCAAAAATGGACAGGAGATCAATACTCATTTCAGTCGGCTAATGAAAATCAGCTTGCTTACGATGGTAATAAAGCTGAAGTTGCCACCTCTGCTCAAAAGTCAAGTTTTGAATTTGGTGTGGATTTATTAATGCCAGTCGATTTTTATCAAAAAGTTTACCGATCGGCTAAATACGCTTTAATGTTTATTGCACTCACATTTACCGCCTTTTTCTTCATAGAGCTTGTTAATAAAAAACGGATACATCCTATACAATACATTTTAGTGGGTATTTCCCTTGTTATTTTTTATACGTTATTATTATCAATTACAGAGCACATGTTCTTTGGATGGGCTTATTTAATTGCATCAGGAGCTACAATTATATTGATCACACTCTTTACCGCTAGTGTTTTACAAAGCAAAGGATTGGCAGTGCTGATGGGCTCATTGCTATCAGCATTGTATTTATTCTTGTTTATTTTATTGCAAATGGAAGATTATGCATTACTGATAGGTAGTGTCGGACTCTTTGTAATATTAGGAATCGTGATGTATGTTTCACGTAAAGTCGACTGGTATGATTTCCGGAGGAAAGAATTGAAGTAA
- a CDS encoding nucleotidyltransferase family protein, producing MDKRTAIIGFLESISESLQLLEDDFYLIGSGALVMERIEIDKVNDIDLLTSERDADKLKKIWNDKLSQGYIPADGQLFKSNFGRFRFNTFDLEVMGDLAVNTQNGWHNLRINEYLTVNIAGLSLRIPTLLEQYRVFKLFGRPKDLHKAQLIKNSDQ from the coding sequence ATGGATAAACGAACAGCAATAATAGGTTTTCTTGAATCAATATCGGAGTCATTACAACTTTTGGAAGATGATTTTTACTTAATCGGAAGCGGGGCCTTAGTGATGGAGAGAATTGAAATTGATAAAGTAAACGATATTGATCTGTTAACATCCGAACGAGATGCAGATAAACTTAAAAAGATTTGGAACGATAAATTGTCCCAAGGATATATTCCGGCCGATGGTCAGCTGTTCAAATCAAACTTCGGACGTTTTCGATTTAACACATTTGATTTGGAGGTAATGGGTGATTTAGCGGTAAATACTCAGAATGGATGGCATAATTTAAGAATTAACGAATATTTAACCGTCAATATTGCTGGGTTATCGCTCCGAATTCCAACACTTTTAGAACAATATCGTGTGTTTAAGTTGTTTGGACGGCCCAAAGATTTACATAAGGCTCAACTAATAAAAAATAGTGATCAATAG